From a single Dioscorea cayenensis subsp. rotundata cultivar TDr96_F1 unplaced genomic scaffold, TDr96_F1_v2_PseudoChromosome.rev07_lg8_w22 25.fasta BLBR01000460.1, whole genome shotgun sequence genomic region:
- the LOC120254453 gene encoding peroxidase 47-like, producing MKHGAKLTSVHALSMQYYTIQCPLAEMFVKNTVNQALQNDPTLAAGLLRMHFHDCFVEGCDGSVLIDSTKNNTAEKDSPANLSLRGYEVIDKAKELIENQCPGVVSCADIVAMAARDAVFWAGGPVYDIPMGRKDGRRSRIEDTINLPAPILNATSLIKMFSKHGFTVQDLVALSGAHTLGVARCSSFKNRLSNFDAKHNIDPSMNSRMATALIKQCQNGDDVTVALDQTKNSFDNAYFDAVESSTGLLTSDQTLYMNPQTKGWIDAYAMNQARFFLDFQSAMVKMGLIDVKEGNDGEIRLNCRVVN from the exons ATGAAACATGGAGCTAAATTGACTAGTGTTCATGCTCTCTCAATGCAATATTATACAATTCAATGTCCGTTAGCCGAGATGTTTGTCAAGAACACTGTGAATCAAGCTCTGCAAAATGACCCGACTCTCGCGGCCGGTCTTCTTCGTATGCATTTTCATGACTGTTTCGTCGAG GGATGTGATGGCTCGGTATTGATTGATTCGACTAAAAATAACACCGCGGAGAAAGATTCTCCGGCGAATTTGAGTTTGAGAGGATATGAAGTTATTGATAAAGCAAAGGAATTGATTGAGAATCAATGCCCAGGTGTTGTTTCATGTGCTGATATTGTTGCAATGGCTGCTAGAGATGCTGTGTTTTGG GCTGGAGGACCAGTTTATGATATACCAATGGgaagaaaagatggaagaaGATCAAGAATTGAAGACACAATAAACTTGCCTGCACCAATCTTGAATGCAACATCTCTAATCAAAATGTTTTCTAAGCATGGTTTCACTGTTCAAGACTTGGTTGCCTTATctg GAGCTCACACACTAGGGGTGGCAAGATGCTCATCATTTAAAAACAGACTAAGTAATTTCGATGCCAAGCACAATATTGATCCATCAATGAACTCTCGTATGGCGACGGCATTGATAAAGCAATGCCAGAACGGAGACGATGTTACTGTGGCATTGGATCAGACAAAGAACTCTTTCGACAATGCGTATTTCGACGCGGTCGAGTCATCGACCGGATTGCTTACTTCTGATCAAACATTGTACATGAACCCTCAGACCAAAGGTTGGATTGATGCTTATGCCATGAACCAGGCCAGGTTCTTCTTGGACTTCCAAAGTGCCATGGTTAAAATGGGGCTCATTGATGTTAAGGAGGGGAATGATGGTGAAATAAGGCTCAATTGCCgtgttgttaattaa
- the LOC120254462 gene encoding KH domain-containing protein At1g09660/At1g09670-like isoform X1, with the protein MDERIPPATFFQYPPSGIHSSPHHTIRPSSASSFDRERLNGGRYLAELLAERQKLGPFAQVLPFCSRLLNQEILRTSMSPNQNFAETERIDHGSPLRLASHSAAGGQMDLEVWPGAQAQENGYLQRMRALQASSIGWNGAPGVTTSPVVKKVVRLDVPIDKFPSYNFVGRLLGPRGNSLKRVEATTQCRVYIRGQGSVKDAIKEEELRGKPGYEHLNEPLHVLVEAELPADIIDNQLNQAVGILEDLLKPMDESLDYYKKQQLRELAMLNGSLREESPGMSPSMSPSASPFNSTGMKRPKTGR; encoded by the exons ATGGATGAGAGGATCCCTCCTGCTACTTTCTTCCAATACCCTCCCTCTGGGATCCACTCATCTCCTCACCACACCATCAGACCCTCTTCTGCTTCCTCTTTTGATAGGGAAAG GTTGAATGGTGGCAGATATTTAGCTGAACTACTTGCTGAGAGACAAAAATTGGGACCATTTGCGCAAGTTCTGCCATTTTGTAGCCGGCTTCTGAATCAAG AAATTTTGCGCACATCTATGTCACCAAACCAAAATTTTGCCGAGACTGAAAGAATTGACCATGGTAGCCCTTTAAGATTAGCCAGTCATTCTGCTGCTGGTGGACAGATGGATTTAGAAGTTTGGCCGGGAGCTCAAGCACAG GAAAATGGTTATCTCCAAAGAATGAGAGCACTTCAAGCATCATCGATAGGTTGGAATGGAGCTCCCGGAGTTACTACCAGCCCGGTTGTAAAGAAAGTCGTCAGATTAGATGTTCCTATTGATAAGTTCCCATCC TACAACTTTGTCGGGCGATTGTTGGGGCCGAGAGGTAATTCCTTGAAAAGAGTCGAAGCTACGACTCAATGCAGAGTTTATATTCGTGGACAGGGTTCAGTGAAGGATGCCATTAAG GAAGAAGAGCTGAGAGGCAAACCCGGGTATGAGCACCTAAACGAACCATTGCATGTACTTGTTGAAGCTGAGCTTCCGGCAGATATAATTGACAACCAATTGAACCAAGCAGTAGGAATTCTCGAAGACCTTTTAAAACCGATG GATGAATCCTTGGATTACTACAAGAAACAGCAGTTGAGAGAGTTAGCAATGCTGAATGGAAGTTTACGAGAAGAGAGCCCGGGAATGAGTCCGAGCATGAGCCCCAGTGCTTCTCCTTTCAACAGCACTGGCATGAAAAGGCCAAAAACAGGAAGATAA
- the LOC120254462 gene encoding KH domain-containing protein At1g09660/At1g09670-like isoform X2 encodes MDERIPPATFFQYPPSGIHSSPHHTIRPSSASSFDRERYLAELLAERQKLGPFAQVLPFCSRLLNQEILRTSMSPNQNFAETERIDHGSPLRLASHSAAGGQMDLEVWPGAQAQENGYLQRMRALQASSIGWNGAPGVTTSPVVKKVVRLDVPIDKFPSYNFVGRLLGPRGNSLKRVEATTQCRVYIRGQGSVKDAIKEEELRGKPGYEHLNEPLHVLVEAELPADIIDNQLNQAVGILEDLLKPMDESLDYYKKQQLRELAMLNGSLREESPGMSPSMSPSASPFNSTGMKRPKTGR; translated from the exons ATGGATGAGAGGATCCCTCCTGCTACTTTCTTCCAATACCCTCCCTCTGGGATCCACTCATCTCCTCACCACACCATCAGACCCTCTTCTGCTTCCTCTTTTGATAGGGAAAG ATATTTAGCTGAACTACTTGCTGAGAGACAAAAATTGGGACCATTTGCGCAAGTTCTGCCATTTTGTAGCCGGCTTCTGAATCAAG AAATTTTGCGCACATCTATGTCACCAAACCAAAATTTTGCCGAGACTGAAAGAATTGACCATGGTAGCCCTTTAAGATTAGCCAGTCATTCTGCTGCTGGTGGACAGATGGATTTAGAAGTTTGGCCGGGAGCTCAAGCACAG GAAAATGGTTATCTCCAAAGAATGAGAGCACTTCAAGCATCATCGATAGGTTGGAATGGAGCTCCCGGAGTTACTACCAGCCCGGTTGTAAAGAAAGTCGTCAGATTAGATGTTCCTATTGATAAGTTCCCATCC TACAACTTTGTCGGGCGATTGTTGGGGCCGAGAGGTAATTCCTTGAAAAGAGTCGAAGCTACGACTCAATGCAGAGTTTATATTCGTGGACAGGGTTCAGTGAAGGATGCCATTAAG GAAGAAGAGCTGAGAGGCAAACCCGGGTATGAGCACCTAAACGAACCATTGCATGTACTTGTTGAAGCTGAGCTTCCGGCAGATATAATTGACAACCAATTGAACCAAGCAGTAGGAATTCTCGAAGACCTTTTAAAACCGATG GATGAATCCTTGGATTACTACAAGAAACAGCAGTTGAGAGAGTTAGCAATGCTGAATGGAAGTTTACGAGAAGAGAGCCCGGGAATGAGTCCGAGCATGAGCCCCAGTGCTTCTCCTTTCAACAGCACTGGCATGAAAAGGCCAAAAACAGGAAGATAA